GTACGTTTGCACGAGAAATAAGCGAGCGCAGATTGATAGACGTAGAAAAAGAACTCGGCAAGGCCGTCCGGCATTTCTGGAAGACGCGCTCCAGCCAGCACCGCAAGCAGGGCGCAGCGACTGGCCGCAAGGATGCCGGCAGCAGAGGCGCTGTCACCGGCGGCAAGCACGCGGATGGATTTGTTGATCTCATCGCGAATATCGTGCGTAGCGCCGGCGTGCAGGATGCAAGTATTCACGCCACCTCGAAAGTCGCGCGTACGTTGCCGGGGTTTTTCAGGCCCACTAAAGAATGGGATGTAGTTGTTCAGTCAGGCTCGGACCTTATCGCGACAGTCGAAGTGAAGTCGCAAGTCGGCAGCTTCGGCAACAATTTCAATAAACAACCCCGCGGCAAGACCGCGGGGTATTGCTGGGATATCAAAAAAGTTTGAACTGGCGTAGATCATCTTTAGGGTTGCCTTGGTTCTTCACATAGCGTTCGACTACGCTCCAGTCGCCCCGCTCACCCACCGTCGCAACATAACAACCATCGCTCCAGAATTCCCCTCCCCACAACGCCCGCTTGAGCCCCGGCTTGCGTCGAAACAACTCCCGCGCCGTAATGCTTTTGAATACCCGCACAATCTGACCCGGAGCCACCTTTGGGTGTGCTGAACAAAGCAGATGTATATGATCTCCGTCACAACCAATCTGCTCAAACTCAATATCGTATCGCTCTTGGATTTCCATCGCCGTCTGCGTAATAATCTCCACCACACTCCCGTCCAACAACCCCCGTCGATACTTCACCGGAAATACTACGTGGTAATGTATCTGCCACGCACAATGACTCGCTTTATGCACATCATGCCTGTTCATCCCGCCATTCTAAAAGCTAGTCAGTGTCCCTGTGGCAAGCCACG
This Nitrospira sp. DNA region includes the following protein-coding sequences:
- the tnpA gene encoding IS200/IS605 family transposase, which codes for MNRHDVHKASHCAWQIHYHVVFPVKYRRGLLDGSVVEIITQTAMEIQERYDIEFEQIGCDGDHIHLLCSAHPKVAPGQIVRVFKSITARELFRRKPGLKRALWGGEFWSDGCYVATVGERGDWSVVERYVKNQGNPKDDLRQFKLF
- a CDS encoding PaeR7I family type II restriction endonuclease gives rise to the protein TFAREISERRLIDVEKELGKAVRHFWKTRSSQHRKQGAATGRKDAGSRGAVTGGKHADGFVDLIANIVRSAGVQDASIHATSKVARTLPGFFRPTKEWDVVVQSGSDLIATVEVKSQVGSFGNNFNKQPRGKTAGYCWDIKKV